The DNA segment TGTGAATTGAAGTCTTCAATCTTCTGTTATCTTACAACTAATATGTAtgtaaaggagaaagaaagagaaaacagatattatttttcttattgtaCCATGATATGTTTGAGAATAGCTgaaactataaattaaaatattgaaaatatattcCTAGATAAACAGGAAAAAAGAGGTGTGTGTGAGtgataaggaaaaaagaaatatgactGAGATACAAACGAAATTATCAAAACAGCAGGACAATAATATTAGGATTTTACCTACTGCTATCAGAAGATACCCACATTTATTCTTGAACACCTCAAAAACGGGTGGTATGCAAGTATAAATCCCTTGCAGTTTTCCCGCTGGCCTCACGGTGTTGCTGTTAGCCAACTAGGACGCCGAGAGAATGGAGAAGAGCTGTTTGTTATACAGACGCAAAGGAGGATTTCGGCATTTCGTTAAAGGCAGGGAAAACAGCTGATCACAAATGCAAAGCAGTCTTGCGAAACGGGAAGTTCCCAGACATTAAGAAGAAACGAGAGTGTTTCTTACTGGTCTGCGTTCTGATGAGATTTTGAGGCAGTCACTTTATCGCAGAGGAGATGGAGCGAGGGCAAGGAGGGAATGGCAGAGCAATCCGAAGGCAAGTACTATCGCTCTTAGTCTTGTCGGTTTCCTACCGGGCCGTCTCCGAACAGATTCATTATGCCATCCCCGAGGAGATGTCAAAAGGTTCTATAGTGGGGAATCTTGCAAAGGATCTAGGACTGAGTCTCAGAGAACTGGCAATGCGCAAAATGCACGCCATCTCTGTGGACAAGGTGCAGTATTTCACCATCAGTGCAGGAAATGGAAACCTCTGTGTGAATGAGAGGATAGATAGGGAAGAAATATGTGGCCGAATTCCACTGTGTGTTCTTAATCTTAAAGTGGTTTTTGAAAATCCGTTAAATATTTACCATCTAAAAATAGAGATACAAGACATTAATGATAATTCTCCACAGTTTCTCAGTAGCATAATCCAGTTGGAGATAATTGAAACAACACAAATAGGCACCAGATTCCTTCTTGGGAATGCCAAAGATCCAGACATTGGCACAAACGCTTTACAGAATTATCATCTTAGCACCAATCCTTACTTTACTTTGGATGTGAAAGAGAGTCAAGATGGAAATAAATTTGCAGATTTAGTACTCCAGAAATCACTTGATCGCGAGAGTGAACCAACGGTACAGCTAACACTTACTGCCCTAGATGGCGGAAAACCCAGAAAAACTGGAACAGCCCAAATATGGATCAATGTCACCGATGCCAATGATAATCCGCCTATATTCACCCAAGACGTCTACACAGTCAGTCTGAGGGAAAACCTACCAGTTGGGTTCCTGGTGCTGCAACTTGTAGCTTCAGATAAAGATGAAGGCTCAAATGCACAAATCAGATATTATTTCAGCAATATACCGCTGAGTGGCAATAAGAAGTTCAGCCTAGATTCAACCAGTGGAATGATTTCTCTTGTGGAACCATTGGACTTTGAGGAAAGCTCAGAATATGTGATGACTGTAGCAGCAAAAGATGGAGGTGGATCAATGACCCATTGTAAAGTAGAAGTAAAAATCCTTGATGAGAATGATAATGTGCCAGAAATTATAACTGCATCTGTTTTTAGTCCCATTCTGGAAGATTCTCAGACTGGAACAGTTATTGCTCTCATCAATGTTCATGACAGAGATACTGGTAATAATGGAAAGATCGTTTGTTATTTAGAAAATGACTTGCCATTCAAGATTCTTCCATCATCTGACAACTACTACACTCTCTTGACAGATAAAACTTTAGACAGGGAAAAAGCATCTCAGTATAATATTACAATCACAGCCACTGACAAAGGAACTCCTCCATTAACCACCCACAAAACCATCTTGCTGCAGATCTCTGATATCAATGACAATGCTCCTGCTTTTGAAAAAACTTCCTACAGCATCTATGTGCCAGAGAATAATCCTTCTGGCGCCTCCATCTTCCAGATTCAAGCCTTTGATCTGGATATAGATCAAAACTCACAGATCACATATTCAATCCTCACCAGCAACATTGAAGAATTTCCCATCTCCTCCTATATCTCCATTCACTCTGAGACCGGCATCATCTATGCCCAGCGATCCTTTGACTATGAGCAGTTCAGGGAATTCCAGCTGCAGGTGAAGGCCCAAGATGGTGGGAGTCCCCCTCTTAGCAGCAACGTCACAGTCAGGGTGTTTATCCTGGATCGGAATGACAACAGCCCCCAAATCCTGTCCCCTTCAACAGATTCCAAGGACCCTGCCCTCTTTGAGATGGTCCCTCGTTCAGCTGTGGCAGATTATCTGGTAACAAAGgtggtggctgtggatgctgattCTGGACACAACGCCTGGCTCTCCTACCAGCTGATTCAAGCCACAGAACCAGCCCTCTTCACTGTTGGCTCCCATACAGGTGAGATCAGAACAGCAAGAACTTTTCTGGAGAGAGATGCTGTGAAACAGAGACTGGTCCTTCTGGTGAAGGATAATGGACAACCGACTCTCTCGGCCTCTGTCACTCTGAACCTGGTGTTTGCtgagaacttccaggaggcccttcCAGAGATGAAAAACCAGTTGAAGAGTTCAGAGGATCAGTCTGACCTGCAGTTCTATTTGGTGGTGGCTTTAGCTGTGATGTCATTTTTATTCCTCTTGTCAGTCATTCTGGCCGTTGCCATCAAACTCAGGCAGTCAGGAAATTCCAGTTTCTTACCATGTTTTGCTCCTGTTTCCCATTCCACAGCTGGGGTCATATTTCCACCCAATTTTCAAGATGGGACCCTGCCTTATTCCTACCAGCTCTGCCTCTCCTCAGAATCCAGAAAGAATGAATTTACCTTCCTGGCACCAAATATTCATATTGCAGAGAATGTGCTTTGTGGTGAAAAAACTGATGTGCCTCTTTCAAGCAACGGAGGAAGCAATTTCCATCCTGAGGTGGAAAATAATGGGAAggtaaatatcaattaaaatcaaACTCCATAGATCTATCCCCTAATAAACAGCACAATGCTTCTCCTATTATTCAGAAGgtaatttcattctttttttatcaTTCTGTCAAgtaatattcattttttaaaaatccatttatgttatttatagtggaaaatacaaaagaaaattaaacctattaaaagaaaagatagaaagaagcttttttttctatCCAGGTTGTAGTTTGGTTCTGGATTTACgttggcttctcaatttacagGCAGCAAAGCAGAGTTTGGCTACTCCTGGAGATATAAGATTATACTATTCAGCCAACAGTAGTTGAACAATAAAAAATTTATGCGTCTTGATTAGTCCACTAAAATAAGTGCAATAAACATGTTCCTAATATCTTTGTACAAGAGGCAATAGAATAAAGCATGGCTAACAGATTCCACTGCGTTTGATCCACAAGTATATAGTTGGTCATTATAAGAGATTCTTCTGAATTTTCCTTCCATGAGAGCAGTAGTCATCACAGTGGGCCAAGGTGACAAAGCTGCTAAATTTAGGTGAAGTCATATATTTCAGGTAACTTGCTAGTTTCCACATAGGGACAGAATTGTTTAAGAGAAAATGCTTAGGAAAGGAGATAGTTTATCATTCTATATTAAGTATCAGTGAGTTTATCATTTTGGCTGCCTGATTAGGCTATTCCAAAATAATCCTAACGAATTAGGTATTTGGTACAATTTCTTCTGGCAAGCAATTTAACATGCCCTTTCTCAGAATGTGGGATAATTAATTTGAATTGTCCAACTGAAAGCAATAGCAAGGTAAGTTCCTTTTTTAAGACTGCAGTTCCGATAGTGTTTTAACCTAAAAGAAATTTCTTATGTCTAGGTAATGACTCTTCTATGAACTTGAAGTTTTTAAATTGCTCTTATTTTACTTATGGTCCTATTTTACTTATGTTGTATCCTGTGTGCATATTGCAAATGATAGTTTTAATAGAGAAGGGGAAtttatgcttttttaaatattattctcAGATAATATTTAAATTACTCTTGCAAAGATGTCCTGAATCTAAAGGAAATATGCTAATTCCCTTATGACATAGTGAGTTTAGGATTATGGCAATACCAAGAGATACAGTACTTTTCACTTGGACATCAATGTTTGATTGATATTAGGTAATCAGTTCTCTATCTGAAAGTATTCAATTTTCAATCTCATGCATACTTATCTAATATTACATGTCAAGTGTATAACCAGATAAGGATATCTGGTACTTTTGCTTTTTATCACATGAAAATATTACTGAATCAAAGGAGATTCACCTGGTAACGATCTGCTTTTGCCTTTATAttaaatgtttctccattttataGATAAACAACCAgttctaattttaaaaacatttcaataATCTATATagtctggtttctcttcagaacatataaatatttcaccTTTTATTGAAGTCTATGttaattaatttgattttgaGAAATCCCTGTGTGCTCACATGGTACTTCTTTCTGGATATTATTTGTTGCAAGGTCATTTCTTTAGACTATATACTTGATAAGGATAGTGAGTATACCACAGCATCTAAGAGAAGTAATTTATatgtgaataaactaaattaaagaACTACAGGTTAGATtaactacatttttaaaattgtatagaaGGGAATAACTGTTGATATTCCCTTCAAAAGTGTACCACTCATCCAAAGTTAGTAGCCATGAGTTATAACACAAGATTTATGATAATAGAAGCAAAGAATTTCCAGATTAAGACCACAgaattttatattgatattgattgttcctgattgcttatttgtaccctatgattatcattaagtgttgtatcattcagtgttaaatttgtaccctatgatcatcatttgtgtggtaaatgttgaTACCACACATCATTGGTGTGTAAatgtgtatcttttcttttcttttatgtatactgagagcatatgcaccaagacaaattccttgtgtatccaatcacacttggccaataaattctattctattctattctattctattcagaatcaGAGTTTGGACACCATATCTAATCTAATATCTAATCTTAGCCAAGGAAAGAGCACCAACCATATTTCTATATAATTGGTTCCATAATGAAATCACTGATACCGTTTAAAAGTTTCTTCTAAAATCCACTTGTAAGCTGTAAAACTTGTTGCTGTATGACAGAGAAAAGATCTTTACCTTCAGTTCTATTATATTCTTTCAAGGATTTGAAAAGTACTGTTATTTTCCTTCTCATCTTAATGTTACATTCTTATAATTGTTGCTAATTACCTAAAGTCACAAAACCAGGCACTAAATATACAACTAAGGATAAACTTTTTCATACTTTTTGTTGTCTTTTTGTTACCATATCACACTTGTTTACTCACACAATTTTCAGAGATGATTGTAGAATGATCAGACTTTACACTTTGTAAGCAACTTGTAAttaaatgaatatgaaacattgaaTTCCACCAATAAGCACTTATCTGGAATTCTCTTGttctaaataaatttcaaaatccAGCAAATTCTCTTTTATCAGGTTGAATGACCACAGTCAATAAgaatagtaaaaaacaaaaacattcagCAGAGCACTAAAAGCATCAGTCAAAatgggccacggtgtggctcaggctgtaagaagcctgttattaaacacagctgcctgcaattattgcaggctcgagtcccaccaggcccaaggttgactcagccttccatcttttataaggtaggtaaaatgaggacccagattgttgggggcaataagttgactttgtatataaatatacaaatagaatgagactattgccttacacaatgtaagccgccctgagtcttcggagaagggcgggatataaatgtaaataaataaataaaaaagcccaGGGAGCAGCATTTATCAAGGTAATCTTGATGGAGCTTGGCTGATCTTCAAAAGCAAAGCAAGGTTAGATTAATACTTGGATGGAAGACTCCAAACATATCATACAGCTGCAGGCTTTAGAGGGAAGGTAAAAATATCCAGAAGGagaaaacaacaagaaatttttgaaATGTTCCCACAAAAACTACAAAAGAAGTGTAGATTTTTACAACATGAAACTCTAGGCTGAGAAACAGGAAAAACCTATATTAGTGAAAAACAGGACATTAAAAGTGTGATTATTCAAGATTTCTAAAGATGGATTTACATTAGCATGATTATTCATTTTGTGAAATGGTGACAAAGAGACTTTGGTAGCATGATCCATGAAGAATTAAATATTGGAACTTTTCAGAAGAAAGAATgacaattagaagggaccttggtggtcttctagtccaaccccctgattgagcataccatttcagacaagccaAGTGGGCCAGCATTTCTGAGCTGAGCTCTATGTATGACCTTTGGAAGGCAAGTCATAGGGCAGTTTTCAAAAAGGAGGCAAAGCCAGGCAAAACCAAATTAGATTTAAATTTGGTTGTCATAAAAATTAGTAGTTAATATTACTACTCTCCACACTATcatattaaaaatgacaatttagCAATAACTTTTGAAAGGATTAAGTCTTTTTTGACCTGTATAGGACCTATAGCTTTAAATATTCTTTGAATGTGCTTTTCAAATTCAGTCTTCAGTaaataccgtacttttcggagtacaAGATACATTccctcccctaaaagagggtgaaaatgttggtgtgtcttatacaccgaaaacagccatttttggcctcctgaagtcCCATCCTGCGTGTCctatttttgcaaaaacagggcactcagaggctttgggaggcctgcagagtgctcctgtgggctgggaagggcaaaaacgtccttgtttttgtgaaaaatgggcaaaaaacaggcctggtttttgcaaaaacaggcccggtttttgcaaaaacagggcacAAAGAGGCCTTGGGAGGACTGCAGAGTGCTccagggggccggggagggcaaaaacgcccttgtttttgtgaaaaatgggcaaaaaacaggcctggtttttgcaaaaacagggcacAAAGAGGCCTTGGGAGGACTGCAGAGTGCTCCAGGGGGccggggaggccaaaaactttttttttcttgcttacctcttcaaaatcttggtgcatcttataccctggtgtgtcttatagtccaaaaaatacagtagttcttATCTTCCAGAAGAAGtgaataaaatgttttcttcttgttgttagttgcgaagtcgtgtccgacccatcacgactccatggacaatgtccttccaggccttcctgtcatctaccatcctctggagtccattgaagctcatgcctactgcttcagtgactccatccagccacctcgttttctgtcatccccttcttttgccctcaatttttcccagcattaggttcttctccagtgagttattccttctcattaggaggccaaaatatttgagtttcatcttcaggatctggccttctaaagagcaatcaggattgatctcctctatacATCATTGTAACAATGTGTAGAAGAGAGTGAGGACTTAAGAGATCTCTTtaaagaatcttttaaaaaaatcagaagcatTTCTTAAAAGTTTCAAAGCCTTGACTGTCCTCCCAACTGTACCAGAATGCCaaagaaaaaattagaaaaatagaaaatttctgcatttgacTGAGCATCCTTTACTTGTGGGCTGTATTTCTGTTCTGTTGAAGGTACGCAGAGAAGCCTGAGTAATTCTATCCTATATCATGATGCCAAACCCTTCCAGGAGCCATACGATAtacttttggaaaaaatacttttaaaaaaatcctcacaCAGGGAATATATGAAACCCAAAGACTTCAGAAATCAGATTTCTGACATCACACATATACATTTACAGTATGGATATTTGAATTTTCAATTTCACAGAAATCATGCATTTATTGCCACAACACTACCATGCACTTTACTCAGCTCCACTTTTCTGTGTATTGGACATTAATTATCAAATTGAAATCTACAATGTGTGAAATCATTTTAGATCACATCTAACAGACAGCATTTCCAAACACAGACATTTGTGTTATAAAATATCTTCCATTTATATATTAAAGGATCAGTGTCATTAAACAGATAGGATTGCAATTTCGGATTGCAACtatgttttcctttctctttaaaaatgGGTTTAATCTAACATCACCACCAATTGTGAATCTACATTTGATTCACAATTACCTTTGAGGAAATGATTTTCAACTGCAGAACCAAGGTTTAAACAGCTGGCCTATATTTTGGGTTATATAACTTTTTTTCAGAACTCTTTTTCTAACTTCTTGTCCAGTGAAGATTTCTGGAGCATTCAGAAACTTGAAAACACTTTGCTTTTCTGTCACATGGATTATGCTAATAAAGAATTCCCCAGTTACAGATTGCAGAAAACTTATGAATGATACAGGAAAAAATTATGGAAGGTTTTTGCTTTATGAAATTTTCTAGCAGATAAATTATTGCTTCTTATAAGCAATAATGTTTATTGTGTCCCAAAAAGGACACAAGAAACATATTACTTAGCAATCTATACAAGCAGTCCTTTCTAACCATAAAAAATCATCAGCAAAATAGAAACACAGTGAAGTTATTTCTTTAAGATGCTTCTTGCAGTGCTGCATCTGAGACTCGGAGCGCCGCTGTTGGCCAACATAGTTCCCAGAAAGGAGCTGAAAATCTAAAGGGGCTTCCTGCTTTCTGATTATCCAGTCACAAAATGCAGAGCAGTCAAAGAGCAGGATTGGGGGACACTCACCGACCATGGCAGAGAAAAGAAAACCACTGCAGTGTAGATAAAACTCAGGAGAATCCCAGGAACCTCTTGATGCTTTCTTTCTAATGGGAATTTAAACTCCTCAGCTTACTGGATTGCACAAAGCACTTTTCACCGCAGGTGGGATGGACAGCAAGAGCAAAGCTAAGAGCAGATCTGTAAAAAGGCAAGTACGTCTCCTCTTTTTATTGTCTTTCATCTGCCAGACTGTCTCAGAGCACCTTCGCTATTCAATTCCAGAGGAAATGGGAAAGGGTTCCATTGTGGGGAATCTTGTCATGGATCTGAAACTGAGTATTGCAGAAGTGGGAAATCGCAACCTGCATATCCTTTCTTTAGGCAAAAAGCAATACTTCTCCATTAATGCTGAAAATGGGAATCTGTATGTAAAAGACAGGATTGACAGAGAGGAAATCTGTGGGGAAACTGCACTCTGCCCCATCAGTTTTGAAGTGGTGAGTGCAAACCCCATGGACATATTTTATATAACAGTAGAGATCCAGGATATTAATGACAATGCACCACATTTTTTAAATGGTGATATCAAGCTAGAGATAAGTGAATCCTCTTTACCAGGAGCGACATTTCTTCTTGAACAAGCAGAAGATCCTGATATTGGAGCAAATTCCCTCCAGGATTATCATCTAACAATTAACCAATATTTTATTCTTGATATTAGTAAACGTGACTCAGCAAACAAATATGTAGAATTAGTACTGGAAAAACAGTTAGATCGAGAAAGTGAAAGTGCCATTAGTTTGACACTTACAGCTCTTGATGGAGGAAACCCTGCAAAAACTGGAACAGCCAAAATATGGATCAAGATCATTGATGCTAATGACAACCCACCTGTCTTCAGTCAAAAAGTATACAAAATCAGCCTCAAAGAGAATGTGTCAAAGGGATCTATTGTAATACAAGTCAAAGCTACAGACAAAGACGATGGTTCCAATGGCCAGATCAATTATTGTTTTAGCAATATTGCTGATAATGCTCATCGGAAATTTGATTTACATCCAGAAAATGGATTTATAACAATTCAAGAAGAACTGGACTTTGAGGAAACCTGGAAGTATACCATAGCAGTAGAAGCAAGGGATGGAGGTGGATTAGTAGCACACTGTAATGTTGAAATAAAGCTACTAGATGTGAATGACAATGTCCCAGAAGTGATTTTCGCTTCCTCATCCAGAGAAATTCCTGAAAACTCTCCATTAGGAACATTGGTAGCCCTCATCAATATAAAGGATAAAGATTCGGGGGATAATGGGAAGGTCAATTGCCATTTACAGAATGCTTCTCCATTCAAAATAGTATCAGCAGCTAATAGCTACTATAAGCTGCTAACAGATGGTTCCCTAGATAGAGAAAGCACTCCAGCGTACAATCTTACAATCACAGCCACAGACGAAGGTACACCCCCTCTTTCTACACAGAAAACCATCTCACTGGAAATTTCAGATATCAATGATAATGCCCCTACCTTTGAGAAATCTTCATACACTGTTTATGTGGCAGAGAACAATCCTGCTAGCTCCTCCATCTTCAGCATCAAAGCTGTAGACCCCGATCTTGGTCACAACGCTAGGATTACTTACTCCATCATCACTAGCAAAATAGAGTCACTACCTCTCCAATCTTACCTCTCCGTTAACTCAGAAAGTGGCACCCTCTATTCTCAAAGGTCTTTTGACTATGAGCAACTCAGGGAGTTCGAGGTACAGGTGAAGGCGGAAGATGGAGGCTCCCCGCCTCTCAGCAGCAATGCCACATTGAAGTTGCTCATCCAGGACCAAAATGACCAAAGTCCTCAAATTCTGTATCCTTCTCCAGGAGCAGAGGGCTCAGCCTTCTTTGAGATGGTGCCTCGCTCGGCAGAGATGGGGTACCTGGTTACAAAGgtggtggctgtggatgccgactcTGGGCACAATGCCTGGCTCTCTTATCATCTACTGCAAGCCACTGAGCCAGGACTCTTCACAATTGGTGCCCACACGGGTGAAATCAGGACATTGCGGACATTTCTGGAAAGGGATGCTCTGAAGCAGAAGCTAGTGGTCTTAGTGAAGGATAATGGGCAGCCCCCGCTTTCTGCTACAGTCAGTCTCAATCtgatttttgctgaaaacttcCAAGAGGCCCTGCCAGAAATAAATAACCAAACCGTGGATTCAGAGCAACAGTCTGAGCTCCAGTTCTATCTAGTGCTGGCCTTAACTTTGATCTCCTTTCTGTTCCTCTTGACTGTAACTCTAGTTATTATGATGAAACTCCGACAGTCGGGGAATCTGAAATTTCTTCCATGCTTTGCTCCCATTCCCCATTCAAGCAATGCCATTATATTCCCACCAAATTATGAGGAAGGGACTATTCCTTATTCCTATCAGCTCTGCTTATCATCCGAGTCCAAGATACATGAAATTACTTTTCCAACTCCCAAAGTTCAACCTGCAGAATATATTTCATACAACCTAAACTCTGATGTTCTTCTGCCTACTAATGGAGCCAATGTCCTAAATTCTGAGATGGAGAAAATTAATTTGGTGAGTTTTCTTTTGAAGAGTAACAATTTTACGTATCTTGTTAATGAAATTGAAAATGTTAAAAGATTCTATAAAAGCTACCAGGTCTTTTGATTTAAGGTTTTGATTTAAGGTTTTGATTTAAGGTTATCACATCAGTTGTGAAGGTAGTTCTTCGCAAGCCcagaaatttattttgctaagcgagaaagttttttgtgaatttttctgcattttccgacctttcttgccacacaattggtaaatgaatcactgcagttgttaccttAATaacgttattaagtgaatctggcttccccattgactttgcttatgagaaggttgcaaaaggtgatcacatgaccctgggggatTGCAGTTGtcttatgagtcagttgccaaatatctgaattttgatcacatgacaatggggatCTTCTAATGGCTGTatctgtgaaaaatggttataagttatagtgccataacttcaaacagtcattaaatgaactgttgtaacatgAGAACTATCTCTAGTCCGGTTATCTATTTTACTCAGTGACTCATTTtaagaaagattttattttatttattgattaaatttatatgccacccaactcATTGCCAAGCAATTCTGGGTACTTTACACTGTCGTAAGTGTGTTTACAATGTCATAAGTGTGTTTATAAGTATGATTGAAACCACATAAGAATTGATACAGTTTTTTTCATAGATCTTTCTAGTGAAAGGGACAGAAATAAGTAAACGTGAATTATTTGTAACTGTTTTGAATGAAATTTAGTAGCAATAACCTCAAATATGTATAATGAATAACTTTTTAATGATTCTACAATAGCAACTCTTGTAATTAATTACCGTAATACAGAGCATTTCAAGCACTCACAAGGGTTCACTTTTTTTGATACACATGAACTTTTTATTATGACTATAATTCATCTAAAATTATTCTTACtttctatgtatttttttaacGAATTAAACTAATTAAGTTTTAATTATAAAGTAATCTTTGCCGAGCACAGGAAAAACTTTCATACAAATAGATATACTAATAATCCACACGTGCCATATTAAATGTATGTGCCTTACTCTTGAAAGAGAtaataaaaagcttttaaaaactcattgcttttttttcttctcaataTATTCCATGCTGTTGATTAATTTGTCAAAGCAACTTACACTTtagtctaaaagtaaaaaaaaaaagtaaaaaaaagtctaaTTAAGGCACACTTCctcattttctcttttcatttaacaacaattagtttttaaaaaggagaaccaTTATCACATTGTCACATCCTCAATAGCCCTGACAAGAGAATGGTGGAATCTACTCCTGACATCAGGGTTTTGCAAAAAACCAATATTAATTGTAACATAACATTTGCAACTAGGTTGTTTGCTGCAGTTGTGGGCTTCCACATTTAAAAAATGGAGGACAATTTTTGGATATTGTATATAAAATCCAGTATTTTACCAGTGAAAAGGTTTTTGTGTCAGATCCTACTTCTGCTGCTTGATACAAAGTGAAGAGCTCAGTCAAAATAATGGATTGTTTCATGGATTTCAAAGGGCAGAAATTTTCAttccaaacagaaaaaaagacaataaagtATGATTTATAATCTCATGCATGTCAAAAATAGCTGGAAAAATCAACTCATATTAATTTATATGCACTaatgtaaataaaaaggaattagCATGGAATTAGGCACATACACAGGTCTCAAAAAACACGtcttggtaactttaaaatgACTCAAAAATATTCTCATTTGAAATAATATATACAATGCATACTAATACTAATTCATTATGCTTACCACTGACAGAAAgcttttttataaatataaatgtgtacAAATATTCCCAATAATAATGGCAACAATAACATTAAT comes from the Ahaetulla prasina isolate Xishuangbanna chromosome 3, ASM2864084v1, whole genome shotgun sequence genome and includes:
- the LOC131194047 gene encoding protocadherin gamma-B5-like: MERGQGGNGRAIRRQVLSLLVLSVSYRAVSEQIHYAIPEEMSKGSIVGNLAKDLGLSLRELAMRKMHAISVDKVQYFTISAGNGNLCVNERIDREEICGRIPLCVLNLKVVFENPLNIYHLKIEIQDINDNSPQFLSSIIQLEIIETTQIGTRFLLGNAKDPDIGTNALQNYHLSTNPYFTLDVKESQDGNKFADLVLQKSLDRESEPTVQLTLTALDGGKPRKTGTAQIWINVTDANDNPPIFTQDVYTVSLRENLPVGFLVLQLVASDKDEGSNAQIRYYFSNIPLSGNKKFSLDSTSGMISLVEPLDFEESSEYVMTVAAKDGGGSMTHCKVEVKILDENDNVPEIITASVFSPILEDSQTGTVIALINVHDRDTGNNGKIVCYLENDLPFKILPSSDNYYTLLTDKTLDREKASQYNITITATDKGTPPLTTHKTILLQISDINDNAPAFEKTSYSIYVPENNPSGASIFQIQAFDLDIDQNSQITYSILTSNIEEFPISSYISIHSETGIIYAQRSFDYEQFREFQLQVKAQDGGSPPLSSNVTVRVFILDRNDNSPQILSPSTDSKDPALFEMVPRSAVADYLVTKVVAVDADSGHNAWLSYQLIQATEPALFTVGSHTGEIRTARTFLERDAVKQRLVLLVKDNGQPTLSASVTLNLVFAENFQEALPEMKNQLKSSEDQSDLQFYLVVALAVMSFLFLLSVILAVAIKLRQSGNSSFLPCFAPVSHSTAGVIFPPNFQDGTLPYSYQLCLSSESRKNEFTFLAPNIHIAENVLCGEKTDVPLSSNGGSNFHPEVENNGKNFLPS